From Pseudomonas fluorescens, one genomic window encodes:
- a CDS encoding acyl-CoA dehydrogenase C-terminal domain-containing protein, which yields MADYKAPLRDMRFVLNEVFEVAKLWAELPALADTVDAETVEAILEEAGKVTSKSIAPLSRSADEEGCHWSDGAVTTPAGFPQAYQTYAEGGWVGVGGDPAFGGMGMPKAVSAQVEEMVNSASLSFGLYPMLTAGACLSINAHASEELKAAYLPNMYAGVWAGSMCLTEPHAGTDLGIIRTKAEPQADGSYKVSGTKIFITGGEHDLTENIIHLVLAKLPDAPAGPKGISLFLVPKFMVNADGSLGARNPANCGSIEHKMGIQASATCVMNFDEAVGYLVGEPNKGLAAMFTMMNYERLGVGIQGLATGERSYQNAVEYARDRLQSRAPTGAQNKDKVADPIIVHPDVRRMLLTMKASNEGGRAFSTYVAMQLDTAKFSEDAATRKRAEDLVALLTPVAKAFLTDLGLETTVHGQQVFGGHGYIREWGQEQLVRDVRITQIYEGTNGIQALDLVGRKVVGSGGAFYKLFADEIRHFTATANADLSEFIQPLNAAVDTLDELTAWLLDRVKNNPNEIGAASVEYLQVFGYVAYAYMWALMAKAAFGKETEDDFYASKLGTARFYFARLLPRIHSLSASVKAGSESLYLLDAGQF from the coding sequence ATGGCTGACTACAAAGCGCCCCTGCGCGATATGCGCTTCGTCCTCAATGAAGTGTTCGAGGTCGCCAAGCTGTGGGCTGAACTCCCGGCGCTGGCCGACACCGTCGATGCTGAAACCGTCGAGGCGATCCTCGAGGAGGCCGGCAAAGTCACCAGCAAAAGTATCGCGCCGCTGAGCCGTTCTGCTGACGAAGAAGGTTGCCACTGGAGCGACGGTGCCGTGACCACTCCGGCCGGTTTCCCACAGGCCTATCAGACTTATGCTGAAGGTGGTTGGGTCGGCGTCGGCGGTGATCCTGCCTTCGGTGGCATGGGCATGCCCAAGGCGGTCTCAGCCCAAGTCGAGGAAATGGTCAACTCCGCCAGCCTGTCATTCGGCCTGTATCCGATGCTCACCGCCGGCGCTTGCCTGTCGATCAATGCCCACGCCAGCGAAGAGCTGAAAGCCGCTTACCTGCCGAACATGTACGCCGGCGTCTGGGCCGGCTCCATGTGCCTGACCGAGCCCCACGCCGGTACCGACCTGGGGATCATCCGCACCAAGGCCGAACCGCAGGCCGATGGTTCGTACAAGGTCAGCGGCACCAAGATTTTCATCACCGGCGGTGAGCACGACCTGACCGAAAACATCATTCACCTGGTGTTGGCCAAACTGCCGGATGCGCCGGCGGGGCCGAAAGGCATTTCGCTGTTCCTGGTGCCGAAATTCATGGTCAACGCCGATGGCAGCCTGGGTGCGCGCAACCCGGCCAACTGCGGTTCGATTGAACACAAGATGGGCATCCAGGCGTCCGCCACCTGTGTCATGAACTTTGACGAAGCCGTTGGTTACCTGGTCGGCGAGCCGAACAAAGGGCTGGCGGCGATGTTCACCATGATGAACTACGAGCGCCTGGGTGTCGGCATTCAGGGCCTGGCTACGGGCGAGCGGTCGTACCAGAACGCCGTCGAGTACGCCCGTGATCGTCTGCAAAGCCGTGCGCCAACCGGCGCGCAGAACAAGGACAAGGTCGCCGACCCGATCATCGTCCATCCGGACGTACGCCGCATGCTGTTGACCATGAAAGCCTCGAACGAAGGCGGTCGCGCGTTCTCCACCTATGTCGCCATGCAACTCGACACCGCCAAGTTCAGCGAAGACGCGGCCACCCGCAAGCGCGCCGAGGACCTGGTGGCGTTGCTGACGCCTGTGGCTAAGGCTTTCCTCACCGACCTCGGCCTGGAAACCACGGTGCACGGCCAGCAAGTGTTCGGCGGCCATGGCTACATCCGCGAGTGGGGCCAGGAGCAACTGGTGCGCGACGTGCGTATCACCCAGATCTACGAAGGCACCAACGGTATTCAGGCGCTGGACCTGGTGGGGCGCAAGGTGGTCGGTAGCGGCGGTGCTTTCTATAAGTTGTTTGCCGATGAAATCCGTCACTTCACTGCAACCGCCAATGCTGACCTCAGCGAATTCATCCAGCCGTTGAACGCGGCAGTGGACACTCTCGACGAGTTGACGGCGTGGTTGCTGGATCGGGTAAAAAACAACCCGAACGAAATCGGTGCGGCCTCGGTCGAATACTTGCAGGTGTTCGGTTATGTCGCTTATGCCTACATGTGGGCGCTGATGGCCAAGGCCGCTTTCGGTAAGGAGACAGAGGACGATTTCTATGCCAGCAAACTGGGCACCGCACGCTTCTACTTTGCCCGCCTGCTACCACGGATTCACTCGCTGAGCGCCTCGGTCAAGGCCGGTAGCGAGTCGTTGTACCTGCTGGATGCAGGGCAATTCTGA